A section of the Prochlorococcus sp. MIT 1341 genome encodes:
- the nusA gene encoding transcription termination factor NusA: protein MALVILPGLNNLIEDISEEKKLPPPVVEVALREALLKGYERYRRTLYIGISEDPFEEEYFSNFDVGLDLDEEGYRVLASKIIVEEVESEDHQIALSEVMQVAEDAQIGDTVVLDVTPEKEDFGRMAAATTKQVLAQKLRDQQRRMIQEEFADLEDPVLTARVIRFERQSVIMAVSSGLGRPEVEAELPRRDQLPNDNYRANATFKVFLKEVSEIPRKGPQLFVSRANAGLVVYLFENEVPEIQEGSVRIVAVAREANPPSRSVGPRTKVAVDSIEREVDPVGACIGARGSRIQQVVNELRGEKIDVIRWSQDASQYIANSLSPAKVELVRLVDPDGQHAHVLVPPDQLSLAIGREGQNVRLAARLTGWKIDIKNSQEYDQSAEDSAVAELIAQREEEESLQRDAEERLAAEQTARAEEDARLRELYPLPEDEEDYSETQLEEEEVANISNGDSETEQKTPSNEEDGTR, encoded by the coding sequence ATGGCACTAGTAATTCTCCCCGGCCTCAACAATCTGATCGAAGACATCAGTGAGGAAAAAAAACTTCCTCCACCAGTTGTGGAAGTTGCTCTTCGTGAAGCCCTATTAAAGGGCTATGAAAGATATAGAAGAACTCTTTATATCGGGATCAGTGAAGACCCTTTTGAAGAGGAATACTTCAGCAACTTTGATGTTGGTCTTGATCTAGATGAAGAAGGATACAGAGTTCTAGCAAGCAAAATAATTGTTGAGGAAGTTGAAAGTGAAGATCATCAAATTGCATTATCAGAAGTTATGCAGGTTGCTGAAGATGCGCAAATAGGAGACACAGTTGTCCTTGATGTCACGCCAGAGAAGGAAGATTTTGGAAGGATGGCAGCAGCAACCACAAAGCAAGTTCTAGCTCAAAAGCTCCGGGATCAGCAAAGACGAATGATTCAAGAAGAATTTGCGGATCTTGAGGATCCTGTACTAACTGCAAGAGTTATACGCTTTGAACGTCAATCAGTAATTATGGCAGTCAGCTCTGGACTTGGCAGACCAGAAGTAGAAGCCGAACTCCCAAGAAGAGATCAACTACCAAATGACAATTATCGAGCAAATGCAACCTTCAAAGTTTTTCTTAAAGAAGTTAGTGAAATCCCTAGAAAAGGTCCTCAATTGTTTGTGAGCAGAGCCAATGCAGGCTTAGTAGTTTATCTCTTTGAAAATGAGGTGCCAGAGATTCAAGAAGGATCAGTCCGCATTGTTGCCGTAGCTCGTGAAGCAAATCCTCCATCTAGATCAGTAGGTCCCCGAACAAAGGTTGCAGTCGACAGTATTGAAAGAGAAGTAGACCCTGTAGGTGCATGTATTGGGGCAAGAGGCTCAAGAATTCAACAAGTAGTCAATGAGCTAAGAGGTGAAAAAATTGATGTAATTCGTTGGTCCCAAGACGCAAGTCAATACATTGCAAACTCTCTAAGCCCTGCAAAAGTTGAGCTGGTTAGATTAGTGGATCCAGATGGACAACATGCGCATGTTCTAGTTCCACCTGATCAATTAAGTCTTGCAATCGGAAGAGAAGGCCAAAATGTGAGGCTTGCAGCTCGACTTACAGGCTGGAAAATTGATATCAAAAACTCACAAGAATATGACCAATCAGCAGAAGACTCAGCTGTAGCAGAACTAATCGCTCAAAGAGAAGAAGAAGAATCTCTTCAACGGGATGCAGAAGAACGTTTAGCTGCTGAACAAACTGCACGAGCAGAAGAAGATGCCCGGCTTAGAGAGCTATACCCTCTCCCAGAAGATGAAGAGGATTACTCAGAGACACAACTCGAAGAAGAAGAAGTAGCGAATATTTCTAACGGCGATAGTGAGACTGAACAAAAAACCCCCTCAAACGAAGAGGATGGTACCCGGTGA
- a CDS encoding glycosyltransferase family 2 protein yields MKNAPSLIEYSELDSFENKTTLTVIVPTFNEEKNIYQCLSSIIESVNPCDDWKVIIADDSSSDQTLTKAKLASKKSSIRIDFLEAGPRPKNQRWVGKNWPCSQAMEKIDSDWILFLDADIQIKKETIFRALSQANMEGIDLLSLAPRLTCECLSEWMVQPIMASLISIGFPIKAANQSKESTAFAAGPFMLFRRSAYKAIGGHKDLAGEVVEDLALARKIKGSGFKLRFLLGLNAVDLHMYPDFDALWEGWSKNWFLGLDRNIPKAISASLVVFLIFSTPWLTLPSASICLLFITNYNLLLNIILVSLLAITLQLILRIWINKKFDFSLKYWWLMGAGGIIILFLGPISVVRTITGKGWTWKGRSLA; encoded by the coding sequence TTGAAAAATGCACCGAGCCTAATTGAATATTCTGAGTTAGATTCTTTTGAGAACAAAACAACCTTAACTGTAATAGTACCTACTTTTAATGAAGAGAAAAATATCTATCAGTGTTTGTCATCTATCATAGAAAGTGTCAATCCATGTGACGATTGGAAAGTTATAATTGCAGATGATAGTTCCAGTGATCAAACCTTAACAAAAGCAAAGCTGGCTTCTAAAAAATCGTCTATAAGAATTGATTTTTTAGAAGCTGGTCCTCGACCTAAAAACCAGCGCTGGGTAGGTAAAAACTGGCCTTGCTCGCAGGCAATGGAAAAAATAGATAGCGATTGGATTTTATTTCTGGATGCAGATATACAAATAAAAAAAGAAACTATTTTCCGGGCCTTATCACAGGCAAACATGGAAGGCATTGACCTTCTAAGTCTTGCCCCAAGACTCACCTGTGAATGCCTATCAGAATGGATGGTTCAACCAATCATGGCGAGCCTAATATCTATTGGATTCCCTATCAAAGCAGCTAATCAGTCGAAAGAAAGCACAGCATTTGCAGCGGGGCCTTTCATGCTGTTCAGACGAAGCGCCTATAAAGCGATAGGCGGCCATAAGGATCTTGCCGGAGAAGTAGTTGAAGACCTGGCATTAGCAAGGAAAATAAAAGGCTCGGGCTTCAAGCTGCGTTTTTTGCTTGGTTTAAATGCAGTTGATCTGCATATGTATCCGGACTTTGATGCGTTATGGGAAGGTTGGAGCAAAAACTGGTTTTTAGGGCTTGACAGAAATATCCCAAAGGCAATTTCGGCCTCATTAGTAGTATTTTTAATCTTTTCTACTCCATGGCTAACACTTCCTTCAGCATCTATTTGCCTATTGTTCATAACGAATTACAATCTTCTCCTAAATATAATATTGGTCTCTCTTCTAGCAATAACACTTCAACTCATTCTGAGAATATGGATCAACAAAAAATTTGATTTTTCATTGAAATACTGGTGGTTAATGGGTGCAGGGGGGATAATTATTCTCTTTCTTGGACCAATATCAGTTGTAAGAACAATTACTGGAAAAGGGTGGACATGGAAAGGGAGGTCATTGGCTTAA
- a CDS encoding YlxR family protein: MNKSTVLRRCVACRKLLDRQQLLRVIRDHQDGVVLTKGMGRSAYLCPCEDCLEEARRRKRLQKALRCQVPESVFEVLQKRLSQSIDEAAEAI, encoded by the coding sequence GTGAACAAAAGCACCGTCTTGCGCCGTTGCGTAGCCTGTAGGAAATTGCTGGATAGACAGCAACTTTTGAGGGTTATTCGTGATCACCAAGACGGAGTCGTACTCACAAAGGGAATGGGTCGCTCGGCCTATTTATGCCCTTGTGAGGACTGCCTAGAAGAAGCACGACGAAGAAAACGACTTCAAAAAGCCCTGCGTTGTCAGGTGCCGGAAAGCGTTTTCGAGGTGCTTCAAAAGCGACTAAGTCAAAGCATTGATGAAGCCGCTGAGGCAATATGA
- a CDS encoding photosystem II high light acclimation radical SAM protein yields the protein MSNSSTSVQTIQGETSKASSSFAERVLYIRLPCNPIFPIGAIYLADHLHKCFPSISQKILDLAALPIFDVEQVLLKTIDSFQPSILVFSWRDIQIYAPVDGRGGNPLQNSFEVFYAKNPFKKIRGALGGLRLMSSHYSELWRNQKLIRQGMHHARKHCKHAQGVIGGGAVSVFYEQLGRSLPKGTIISVGEGEKLLEKLIRKDEIKKERCFVVGEEPRHGLIHEQPSSSSKTACNYEYIRSIWPEMNWYLEGGDFFLGVQTKRGCPHNCCYCVYTVVEGKKVRVNPIDEVVAEMRQLYDLGARSFWFTDAQFIPAKRYIEDAKLLLRKIKSEGLRDIRWAAYIRADNLDLELAELMVETGMNYFEIGITSGSQELVRKMRMGYNLRNVLENCKLLSNAGFKDHVSVNYSFNVIDERPETIRQTIAYHRQLEKIFGEDKVEPSIFFIGLQPHTHLEQYGFDKGLIRPGYNPMSMMPWTARKLLWNPEPMGSIFGNICLKAFDQDPNNFGKTVFNLLEKDYGIAPLEDALRAPLKGEGALATAFN from the coding sequence ATGAGTAACTCCTCAACCTCAGTACAAACTATTCAGGGGGAAACATCCAAAGCCTCGAGTTCTTTTGCTGAGAGGGTTTTATATATAAGGCTACCCTGCAACCCAATTTTCCCAATTGGGGCTATCTATCTGGCAGATCATCTACATAAATGTTTCCCTAGCATTAGTCAAAAGATTCTCGACTTAGCAGCTCTGCCAATCTTTGATGTAGAACAAGTCCTTTTAAAAACAATTGATAGCTTTCAGCCTTCAATCCTAGTTTTCTCATGGAGAGATATACAGATATATGCACCTGTCGATGGAAGAGGGGGCAATCCTCTACAAAATTCATTCGAGGTATTTTATGCCAAAAATCCGTTTAAAAAAATAAGAGGCGCATTAGGTGGCTTACGTCTAATGTCAAGCCACTACTCAGAACTTTGGAGGAATCAAAAACTCATACGGCAAGGCATGCATCATGCACGTAAACACTGCAAGCATGCTCAAGGAGTAATTGGGGGCGGTGCGGTAAGTGTTTTTTACGAACAGCTCGGCAGATCACTGCCAAAAGGAACAATAATCTCAGTAGGAGAAGGAGAAAAACTTCTTGAAAAACTGATCAGAAAAGATGAAATCAAAAAAGAGCGATGTTTTGTAGTTGGCGAAGAGCCTAGACATGGACTCATTCATGAACAACCATCATCTTCATCTAAAACTGCCTGTAATTATGAATACATAAGATCTATCTGGCCAGAAATGAATTGGTATTTAGAGGGTGGGGATTTTTTTCTAGGGGTACAAACAAAACGAGGATGTCCACATAATTGCTGCTATTGCGTTTATACAGTTGTAGAAGGTAAAAAAGTACGAGTTAACCCTATCGATGAAGTAGTTGCTGAAATGCGACAATTATATGATCTTGGTGCAAGAAGCTTCTGGTTCACAGATGCACAATTTATACCTGCAAAACGTTATATAGAAGATGCTAAGCTACTGCTTAGAAAAATCAAATCAGAAGGACTTCGAGATATTCGATGGGCAGCATATATTCGAGCAGATAATTTAGATTTGGAGCTTGCAGAACTGATGGTTGAAACAGGAATGAATTACTTCGAGATAGGTATTACATCTGGGTCTCAAGAACTAGTAAGAAAAATGCGAATGGGTTATAACCTACGCAATGTACTAGAAAATTGCAAGTTACTTTCAAATGCAGGCTTTAAAGATCATGTATCAGTAAACTATTCCTTCAATGTTATTGATGAAAGGCCCGAAACAATTCGCCAAACAATTGCATACCATAGACAGCTTGAGAAAATTTTTGGGGAAGACAAGGTTGAACCTTCTATCTTCTTCATAGGTTTACAACCACACACACATCTTGAACAATATGGTTTTGATAAGGGATTAATTAGACCTGGCTATAATCCAATGAGTATGATGCCATGGACAGCAAGAAAGTTACTCTGGAATCCAGAGCCAATGGGTAGTATTTTTGGCAACATTTGCCTTAAGGCTTTTGATCAGGACCCTAACAACTTTGGAAAAACTGTCTTTAACTTGCTTGAGAAAGATTATGGAATTGCACCATTAGAAGATGCATTGCGTGCACCTTTAAAAGGAGAGGGTGCTTTAGCAACGGCATTTAATTGA
- the psbA gene encoding photosystem II q(b) protein, with protein MTTSIRTNRPDLTSWQQFCEWVTSTNNRIYVGWFGVLMIPCLLAATICFIIAFIAAPPVDIDGIREPVAGSFLFGNNIISGAVVPSSNAIGLHFYPIWEAATMDEWLYNGGPYQLVVFHFLIGICGWMGRQWELSYRLGMRPWICVAYSAPVSAAFAVFLVYPFGQGSFSDGMPLGISGTFNFMFVFQAEHNILMHPFHMFGVAGMFGGSLFSAMHGSLVTSSLIRETTETESQNYGYKFGQEEETYNIVAAHGYFGRLIFQYASFNNSRSLHFFLAIFPVVCVWLTSMGICTMAFNLNGFNFNQSIIDSSGKVVPTWGDVLNRANLGMEVMHERNAHNFPLDLAAAESTPVALVAPAIG; from the coding sequence ATGACCACCTCAATCCGCACCAATAGGCCGGATCTAACCAGTTGGCAGCAGTTCTGTGAATGGGTCACTTCCACCAATAACCGTATTTATGTCGGTTGGTTTGGTGTTTTGATGATTCCTTGCCTTCTTGCGGCCACAATCTGCTTCATCATTGCCTTTATCGCTGCTCCACCTGTCGATATTGATGGTATCCGTGAGCCTGTTGCTGGTTCTTTCCTTTTTGGAAATAACATCATTTCTGGAGCTGTTGTTCCTTCCAGTAACGCCATTGGCCTCCACTTTTATCCCATTTGGGAAGCCGCAACTATGGATGAGTGGCTTTATAACGGTGGCCCTTATCAGTTAGTTGTCTTCCACTTCTTGATTGGTATCTGTGGCTGGATGGGACGCCAGTGGGAATTGTCATACCGATTGGGTATGCGCCCTTGGATTTGTGTTGCCTACTCAGCACCTGTATCAGCAGCATTTGCTGTTTTCTTGGTTTACCCCTTTGGTCAGGGATCCTTCTCTGACGGAATGCCACTTGGTATTTCAGGTACCTTTAACTTCATGTTTGTGTTCCAGGCTGAGCACAACATTTTGATGCATCCTTTCCACATGTTTGGTGTAGCAGGCATGTTCGGTGGAAGCTTGTTCTCTGCAATGCACGGTTCTTTGGTCACTTCTTCACTTATTCGTGAGACCACTGAAACTGAGTCACAGAACTATGGCTACAAGTTTGGCCAAGAGGAAGAGACCTACAACATCGTGGCTGCTCACGGTTATTTTGGTCGCTTAATCTTCCAATACGCCAGCTTTAACAACAGCCGGAGCCTTCACTTCTTCTTGGCAATTTTCCCTGTCGTATGTGTTTGGTTGACTTCTATGGGCATCTGCACCATGGCTTTCAACTTGAATGGTTTTAATTTCAACCAGTCAATCATTGATTCTTCGGGCAAAGTTGTTCCTACTTGGGGAGACGTTCTAAATAGAGCCAATCTTGGTATGGAAGTTATGCATGAGCGTAATGCTCACAATTTCCCTCTTGATTTAGCTGCTGCTGAATCAACACCAGTTGCTCTAGTTGCTCCAGCAATAGGTTGA
- a CDS encoding DUF3493 domain-containing protein, giving the protein MSDLFPKGVESNLGPEMRQRLLQESRNPWRGLRRVVWFACFGSACLGIGVMGLRSVSGITVPLTDLGIQFAAFGIFGGLLLWDRRSSN; this is encoded by the coding sequence TTGAGCGATTTATTTCCCAAGGGTGTTGAATCAAATCTTGGCCCTGAAATGCGTCAACGTTTGCTTCAAGAATCCCGGAACCCTTGGCGAGGCCTTCGCCGAGTGGTTTGGTTTGCTTGTTTTGGTTCCGCCTGTTTAGGTATTGGGGTCATGGGTCTTAGATCGGTTTCTGGAATTACTGTTCCACTAACTGATCTTGGGATACAATTTGCGGCTTTTGGAATTTTTGGTGGGTTGCTTTTATGGGACCGTAGAAGCTCTAATTAG
- a CDS encoding LL-diaminopimelate aminotransferase, whose product MVHVNSNYLKLKAGYLFPEIARRVNAFTAKSTNLPLIRLGIGDVTEPLPKACRDAMKLAIDEMGTHNGFHGYGPEQGYAWLREVIAKEDFQSRGCEVSAEEIFVSDGSKCDSSNILDILGERNKIAVTDPVYPVYVDSNVMAGRTGDAAGHGRYEELIYLPINADNGFEAQIPTEKVDLIYLCYPNNPTGAVATKDQLQNWVNYANENRALILFDAAYEAFIQDKDLPHSIFEIEGARTCAIEFRSFSKNAGFTGIRCAYTIIPKTLYGQSSNEKIDLWGLWNRRQSTKFNGVNYVVQRGAQAVYSSEGKSQIASLVDFYMKNASIIRRELLAAGLTVYGGKHAPYVWIKTPSGIDSWAFFDQLLEKAYVVGTPGSGFGYAGEGYFRLSAFNSRENVITAMNRISSL is encoded by the coding sequence GTGGTTCATGTCAACAGTAATTATTTAAAGCTTAAGGCGGGTTATTTATTTCCAGAGATAGCAAGGAGAGTTAATGCTTTCACTGCTAAAAGCACTAATTTGCCTTTAATCCGTTTAGGTATTGGAGATGTAACCGAACCTCTCCCTAAGGCTTGTCGAGATGCCATGAAATTGGCTATAGATGAGATGGGAACACATAATGGCTTTCATGGCTATGGACCAGAACAGGGTTACGCTTGGCTAAGAGAAGTTATTGCCAAAGAAGACTTTCAGTCTCGAGGGTGTGAGGTGTCTGCTGAGGAGATATTTGTTTCAGATGGTTCTAAATGTGATAGTAGTAATATTTTAGATATATTGGGCGAAAGAAATAAGATTGCGGTTACAGACCCTGTTTACCCAGTTTATGTAGATAGCAATGTTATGGCAGGTCGCACAGGAGATGCTGCTGGACATGGTCGATATGAGGAGCTTATATATCTGCCTATTAATGCAGATAATGGGTTTGAAGCTCAAATTCCAACTGAAAAAGTAGATTTAATATATCTTTGCTATCCAAATAATCCTACTGGTGCAGTTGCGACAAAAGATCAGCTTCAAAACTGGGTTAATTATGCTAATGAGAATAGAGCCTTGATTCTATTTGATGCTGCATATGAGGCATTTATTCAAGATAAAGATTTGCCCCATTCGATTTTTGAGATAGAGGGAGCAAGAACTTGCGCAATTGAGTTTCGTTCTTTTTCAAAGAACGCAGGTTTTACTGGGATCCGTTGTGCATATACAATTATTCCTAAGACCTTGTATGGTCAATCAAGTAACGAAAAGATTGATTTGTGGGGCCTATGGAATCGAAGGCAAAGTACAAAATTTAATGGTGTAAATTATGTTGTTCAACGTGGAGCTCAGGCTGTATATTCTTCAGAGGGAAAGTCACAGATAGCTTCTCTTGTGGATTTTTATATGAAAAATGCTTCTATTATTAGAAGAGAGCTTTTAGCCGCAGGATTAACAGTTTATGGTGGCAAACATGCCCCTTATGTATGGATAAAGACACCTTCAGGGATTGATTCTTGGGCATTTTTTGACCAGTTGCTTGAGAAGGCATATGTCGTGGGGACACCTGGTAGTGGTTTTGGCTACGCTGGGGAAGGATATTTTCGACTTTCGGCGTTTAATAGTCGTGAGAATGTTATAACTGCTATGAACCGTATATCGTCGCTTTAA
- the rimP gene encoding ribosome maturation factor RimP, whose amino-acid sequence MPHSLLADLENIASSTAAKNGFDICGVQILTHAMPMTLQIQIRLLEGRDVSLDDCARFSKPMEQAIEASELFQEKYVLEISSPGVGVNLLSDRDFDSFKGFPVEVCHKKTNGSEICKAGLLLKRSAEHVHLNVKGRIDRIPRKEVITVHLTQAKVS is encoded by the coding sequence TTGCCTCATTCTCTGCTAGCGGATCTGGAGAACATCGCCTCGTCTACAGCTGCCAAAAACGGCTTTGATATTTGTGGTGTGCAAATACTGACCCATGCCATGCCCATGACCTTACAGATACAAATACGCTTGCTAGAAGGAAGAGATGTCTCTCTTGATGACTGTGCAAGATTTAGCAAACCTATGGAGCAAGCTATAGAGGCTTCCGAACTTTTCCAAGAGAAATATGTTCTAGAAATAAGCAGTCCCGGTGTTGGAGTTAACTTGCTAAGTGATCGTGACTTTGATTCTTTTAAAGGCTTCCCTGTTGAGGTTTGCCATAAAAAGACCAATGGCTCAGAAATTTGCAAAGCAGGTCTTTTACTGAAGCGATCTGCTGAACATGTTCACCTAAACGTAAAAGGGCGCATCGATCGAATACCCCGAAAAGAGGTCATAACGGTACATCTAACACAAGCTAAGGTCTCATAA
- a CDS encoding sulfite exporter TauE/SafE family protein produces the protein MILLRDLVRVRAFEFKTDWFDEFSAMNIDSLTTQITLGLISFTANFLSALAGGGAGLLQLPALILLGLPFQIALATHKTASVALGLGAAFRYLKGSSLDKGFAALILIFGLPGVLLGAKIVIALPEELFNFLLGLLTLIIGLYSFNNQSLGIKKRVREKTSLELLLGGLVLFCIGILNGSLASGTGLFVTIWLVYWFEIDYALAVAYTLILVGLFWNGTGALVLGVRGDIAWDLLPILLIGSLLGGFLGSHYAISKGRWFIKRAFECLTLLVGLTLLTKAI, from the coding sequence TTGATTTTGCTTAGAGATTTAGTAAGGGTTAGAGCATTTGAATTCAAAACTGATTGGTTCGATGAATTTTCCGCCATGAATATTGATTCTCTAACTACACAGATTACTTTAGGCTTGATTTCTTTTACTGCAAACTTTCTTTCGGCTTTGGCAGGAGGTGGTGCTGGTTTGTTACAGCTTCCTGCCCTAATCTTATTAGGCTTACCATTTCAGATTGCACTGGCAACACATAAAACTGCAAGTGTTGCGTTGGGCTTAGGGGCTGCTTTTCGTTATTTAAAAGGGAGTTCATTAGACAAAGGTTTTGCAGCTTTAATTCTCATTTTTGGTTTACCAGGTGTTCTTCTTGGTGCAAAAATAGTTATCGCTTTGCCTGAAGAGCTCTTTAATTTTCTGCTGGGATTGCTTACATTGATTATAGGGCTTTATTCATTTAATAATCAAAGCCTTGGGATTAAGAAAAGAGTTAGGGAAAAGACTTCTTTAGAGCTACTTTTGGGGGGGTTGGTCTTATTTTGTATTGGAATCTTGAATGGATCTCTTGCTTCAGGAACGGGCCTATTTGTTACTATTTGGCTTGTGTACTGGTTTGAAATAGATTATGCCTTGGCTGTTGCCTATACATTAATTCTTGTGGGTTTGTTTTGGAATGGTACCGGCGCTTTAGTTTTAGGGGTAAGAGGCGATATCGCGTGGGATCTTTTGCCAATTCTTTTAATAGGGTCTCTCCTTGGAGGTTTTTTGGGATCTCATTATGCGATTTCCAAAGGCAGGTGGTTCATAAAAAGAGCATTTGAATGTTTGACTCTTTTAGTGGGTCTTACACTTTTAACAAAAGCAATATAG
- the clpS gene encoding ATP-dependent Clp protease adapter ClpS produces the protein MASMIPKPRASGAPVIEKEVVKVRKPSPMYKVLLHNDPVNTMDYVVSVLLEVVPQLSEQGALAVMLEAHNTGVGLVIVCDLEPAEFYCESLKAKGLTSTLEKES, from the coding sequence ATGGCATCAATGATTCCTAAACCCAGAGCCTCTGGCGCACCTGTTATTGAGAAGGAAGTTGTGAAGGTCCGGAAACCTTCACCTATGTATAAAGTTCTTCTTCATAATGACCCAGTTAATACAATGGATTATGTTGTTTCCGTTCTCTTAGAAGTCGTACCACAATTAAGCGAGCAAGGTGCATTGGCTGTGATGCTTGAAGCACATAACACTGGTGTTGGTCTAGTAATTGTTTGTGACTTGGAACCAGCAGAATTTTATTGTGAGTCGCTTAAGGCTAAGGGACTTACAAGTACACTTGAAAAGGAAAGCTGA
- a CDS encoding type II CAAX endopeptidase family protein yields MLTFSNIYTRWLAFASFIPGLYFLGWVSVQILRVFGLDFFLERSDLFGTIISFLLFLLALPYWIKIRWGFRDTWKVLGVSGMFTKKGNYIFLRGILWSVSFLLLISFTLHTGGWLLWVNEFNSGEVINALLLLFGVGFAEELVFRGWLWGEMNHLIGPRWGGVIQAALFSIAHIRFDVGFFPMISLILGLFLLGIVLNFRRILDGGSLWGCVGLHGGLVSIWFLLNNCLYTLSKDTPSWLTGPDIEKLNNPLSGFLAIIVLAFIIVFQLNAVAKAPSPFKGARNASSNGAIP; encoded by the coding sequence ATGCTTACTTTTTCAAATATTTATACTCGCTGGTTAGCTTTTGCATCATTTATCCCTGGGTTATATTTTTTGGGATGGGTATCGGTACAAATATTAAGAGTATTTGGTCTTGATTTTTTCTTAGAACGATCTGATTTGTTCGGTACGATAATTAGCTTCTTACTTTTTCTATTGGCATTGCCTTATTGGATAAAGATTCGATGGGGTTTTAGAGATACATGGAAGGTTTTAGGGGTTTCAGGTATGTTTACTAAAAAAGGTAATTATATATTTTTAAGAGGGATACTATGGTCAGTTTCTTTTCTTCTGTTAATCAGTTTCACGCTTCATACTGGAGGTTGGTTGCTTTGGGTTAATGAATTTAACTCAGGGGAAGTTATAAATGCCCTCCTATTATTATTTGGTGTGGGTTTTGCTGAAGAACTAGTTTTTAGAGGCTGGCTTTGGGGTGAGATGAATCACTTAATTGGTCCTCGATGGGGAGGTGTAATACAGGCTGCACTTTTTAGCATTGCGCATATTCGGTTTGATGTTGGTTTCTTCCCAATGATTAGCTTGATCCTAGGGTTATTTCTATTGGGGATAGTACTAAATTTTAGACGAATTCTCGATGGTGGGTCTCTTTGGGGATGCGTTGGATTACACGGCGGCTTAGTGAGCATTTGGTTCCTGTTGAATAATTGCTTATATACTCTTTCTAAGGACACTCCTTCATGGCTTACTGGTCCAGATATAGAGAAGTTAAATAATCCTTTGTCAGGTTTTCTAGCAATAATTGTACTTGCATTTATTATCGTTTTTCAATTAAATGCCGTTGCTAAAGCACCCTCTCCTTTTAAAGGTGCACGCAATGCATCTTCTAATGGTGCAATTCCATAA